In Tetrapisispora phaffii CBS 4417 chromosome 6, complete genome, a single genomic region encodes these proteins:
- the DTD1 gene encoding D-tyrosyl-tRNA(Tyr) deacylase (similar to Saccharomyces cerevisiae DTD1 (YDL219W); ancestral locus Anc_2.59), which produces MKVVIQKVSQASVVVEKQVISSIKHGYMLLVGISTEDTTQDIEKLSKKVLNLRLFEDEEGAGWKKNIKEVNGEILSISQFTLLARTKKGTKPDFHMAQKGHISKEMYDNFLNLLKSDLGESKVQDGQFGAMMSCSLTNEGPVTILLDSNVST; this is translated from the exons ATGAAAGTAGTCATTCAAAAAGTTAGTCAGGCTTCTGTTGTTGTCGAAAAACAAGTAATTTCAAG TATAAAACATGGATATATGTTATTGGTTGGTATCTCTACCGAAGATACAACCCAAGACATTGAAAAGTTATCAAAGAAAGTGTTAAATTTGAGATTATtcgaagatgaagaaggtGCAGGatggaaaaaaaatataaaagaagtAAATGGCGAGATCTTATCTATTTCTCAGTTTACTCTATTAgcaagaacaaaaaaaggAACCAAGCCAGATTTCCATATGGCTCAAAAAGGGCATATTTCTAAAGAAATGTACGACAACTTTcttaatttattgaaaagtGACCTAGGGGAATCGAAAGTACAAGATGGCCAATTTGGTGCAATGATGAGTTGTTCATTAACGAATGAAGGTCCAGTGACAATACTGTTAGACTCTAATGTTAGTACATAG
- the TPHA0F02420 gene encoding uncharacterized protein (similar to Saccharomyces cerevisiae CHS1 (YNL192W); ancestral locus Anc_2.58) produces the protein MSNNNDFNGNNYGEYEDHDMSYNDNQQNLYNQNSNDARNYNNGETRNFTRIISNRPAPPEVFLTNNNNNNNNNNTSNNGSPGVGRTDTQAYNSFINVRPIVHNTDPINQPHNVFVDNTEASNSSNNVSIATGTPLHTNNNYALPNRIPSINIIKNSEVIPQSPQTYQNIEMDNFNDELYYHQYNNTNSGDNTHHLNNTAPTFLRRNSSQDNVSIIDDYAQQNETRPIFNYDQQYDYPQSNINQYPYDANNNMNGNNGPTKVVFDDDPEQFYIDHNGSDYQICTYLGNDGEMVNPYSSNVSFTNSEQNESYLSPYKSQNINDGDVADIPNRYSHVNLGEYSSAEDMDDENVLKKESAYLHVNRLESNSSNSNFGDDHINPLSMNFEDATSRDNLVNNDPASTNKLVRRNTTVIKKFKLLMGNFIFDSPISKSLLGKYSIAVGGDSKLSNEFKFMRYQAITCEPNKLFENNFTTRQLQYEVPRQTELMIVITMYNENHILLGRTLKGVMDNIRHMVKKKHSSTWGQDAWKKIVVCVVSDGRAKIDQKSMALMSTLGCYQDGFAKDEVNGKKVKMHLYEHSTMMNIKSVTEDDLEIVCDQSTVPIQLLFCLKEQNQKKINSHRWAFEGFAKLISPNIVTLLDAGTMPGHDSIYELWTEFKNTQVGGACGEIKAEIGHLGKNLINPLVASQNFEYKMSNILDKTTESNFGFISVLPGAFSAYRLTALEGEPLIKYFYGETMESEVDKLNFFSSNMYLAEDRILCFEIVTKKECNWILKYSRSSYASTDVPTRVPEFILQRRRWLNGSFFSSVYSLCHFHRIWTSGHSVIRKVMLSIEFMYLLFNTIMSWFSLSSFFLVFRILTLSIAVTYHSAFNILSVIFFWLYGICVLSTFILSLGNKPQSTEVFYVITCIFFAVLMIYMLFCSIFLSVKAFENILDESIITFKGLISTRTFRDVLISLLSTYVLYFISSIIYLQPWHMFTSFLQYLLLSPSYINVLNIYAFCNVHDLSWGTKGAVSKQLGKITTHEDGTFKMEILVSSQEIQSNYNRYLGILKAPEDPEEAKQEVPFSEKKTGYYANIRSMVIIFWVLTNFGVIAAVLLTGGIDDYLTLHKNVGSTSSNDSPIIESAILPVNATYYLTVILWLVALTAFIRFIGCSWYMIMRVINKSFHTHN, from the coding sequence ATGAGCAACaataatgatttcaatGGAAACAACTATGGAGAGTATGAAGATCATGATATGAGCTATAACGATAATCAGCAAAATCTTTACAATCAAAATTCTAACGATGCACGCAACTATAATAATGGTGAAACAAGAAATTTCACTagaataatttcaaatagaCCTGCTCCACCAGAGGTGTTCCtaactaataataataataataataataataataatactagTAATAATGGTAGCCCCGGTGTTGGCAGGACAGATACTCAAGCATATAATTCTTTCATTAACGTTAGGCCAATAGTCCATAATACAGATCCAATAAATCAACCGCATAATGTATTTGTTGATAATACCGAAGCTTCAAACTCAAGTAATAATGTCTCCATCGCTACAGGCACACCATTGcatacaaataataattatgcGCTTCCAAATCGTATAccatcaataaatataattaaaaactCTGAAGTGATACCTCAAAGTCCACAAACTTATCAGAATATAGAAATggataattttaatgacGAACTATATTACCACCAATATAACAATACAAATTCTGGTGATAATACACATCACTTGAATAACACTGCTCCCACATTTCTAAGACGAAATAGTTCACAGGATAATGTATCAATAATAGATGACTATGCACaacaaaatgaaacaaGACCAATTTTTAACTATGATCAGCAATATGATTACCCACAAAGCAACATAAACCAATACCCTTATGATGCTAACAATAATATGAACGGCAACAATGGTCCTACCAAAGTTGTTTTTGATGATGATCCAGAACAATTTTATATCGATCATAACGGTAGTGATTATCAGATTTGTACTTATTTAGGTAATGATGGTGAAATGGTTAACCCATATTCTTCGAATGTTTCATTTACAAATAGCGAGCAAAATGAAAGCTATTTGTCACCTTATAAAAGtcaaaatatcaatgatGGTGATGTGGCGGATATTCCAAATAGGTATTCCCATGTCAATTTGGGTGAATATAGTTCAGCTGAAGATATGgatgatgaaaatgttttgaaaaagGAATCAGCATATTTGCATGTTAATAGACTCGAATCTAATTCCtctaattcaaattttggAGATGACCACATAAATCCTTTATCCATGAATTTTGAGGATGCTACATCAAGAGATAACCTAGTCAACAATGATCCTGCTAGCACAAATAAGTTAGTAAGAAGAAATACAACGGtcataaaaaaattcaaattgttAATGGGTAACTTTATTTTCGATTCCCCTATTAGCAAATCATTGTTGGGCAAATACTCTATTGCTGTAGGTGGTGACAGCAAATTATCAAACGAATTTAAGTTCATGAGGTACCAGGCCATTACCTGTGAACCTAATAAACTATTCGAGAATAATTTCACTACAAGGCAATTGCAGTATGAGGTCCCTAGGCAGACAGAATTGATGATTGTCATAACCATGTATAACGAGAACCATATATTATTGGGCCGAACATTAAAAGGTGTCATGGATAATATCAGGCATATGGTAAAGAAGAAACATTCAAGTACCTGGGGTCAAGACGCATGGAAAAAGATCGTTGTTTGTGTTGTTTCAGACGGTAGAGCAAAGATTGACCAAAAATCTATGGCTTTAATGAGTACCTTAGGATGTTACCAAGATGGGTTTGCCAAAGATGAAGTGAATGGTAAGAAAGTAAAAATGCATTTGTATGAACATAGTACCATGATGAATATTAAGAGTGTAACAGAGGATGATTTAGAAATTGTTTGCGATCAATCAACGGTCCCAATTCAATTACTGTTTTGTTTAAAGGAACAAAATCAGAAGAAAATTAACTCACATAGATGGGCATTTGAAGGTTTTGCAAAATTGATATCTCCAAATATTGTCACCCTATTAGATGCTGGTACTATGCCTGGTCATGATTCAATTTACGAGTTATGGACTGAATTCAAGAACACACAAGTTGGTGGTGCATGTGGTGAGATTAAGGCCGAAATAGGTCATTTAGGTAAAAATTTGATCAATCCACTGGTTGCATCGCAGAATTTTGAATACAAAATGTCCaatattttagataaaACAACTGAATCAAATTTTGGATTTATTTCGGTATTACCTGGTGCATTTTCAGCATATAGATTGACAGCACTCGAGGGGGAGCCATTGATTAAATACTTTTACGGTGAAACTATGGAATCTGAAGTTGacaaattaaattttttttcatctaaTATGTATTTAGCTGAAGATCGTATTTTgtgttttgaaattgttacaaaaaaagaatgTAATTggattttaaaatatagTCGAAGCTCATATGCTTCCACGGATGTACCAACTCGTGTGCctgaatttattttgcAAAGAAGACGTTGGTTAAATggttcatttttttcaagtGTATATTCACTTTGCCATTTCCATAGAATATGGACTAGTGGTCATTCAGTGATTAGAAAAGTCAtgttatcaattgaattcatGTATTTGCTATTTAACACAATTATGTCATGGTTTTCTTTAAGTTCCTTCTTTTTAGTTTTCCGTATTCTGACACTATCCATCGCTGTTACTTATCATTCAGCTTTTAACATTTTAtctgttatttttttctggTTATATGGTATATGTGTTTTATCCACATTCATTTTATCATTGGGTAATAAACCACAGAGTACTGAAGTATTTTATGTCATCACTTGCATATTTTTTGCTGTTCTCATGATTTACATGTTATTCTGTAGTATTTTCTTGAGTGTTAAAgcttttgaaaatatattggaCGAAAGTATTATCACTTTTAAGGGTCTAATATCCACTCGAACATTTAGAGATGtcttaatttctttattatccACGTATGTCCTTTATTTCATCAGTTCAATAATATACCTACAGCCATGGCATATGTTTACAAGTTTTTTGCAGTATTTACTGCTAAGCCCTTCATATATTAATGTTTTGAACATTTATGCATTTTGCAATGTCCATGATTTATCTTGGGGAACAAAGGGTGCTGTTTCTAAACAGCTGGGCAAAATTACAACTCATGAAGATGGTACATTCAAGATGGAGATTTTGGTATCAAGTCAAGAAATTCAGTCAAATTACAATAGATATTTAGGAATTCTTAAAGCTCCAGAGGATCCTGAAGAAGCAAAACAAGAAGTGCCTTTCAGTGAAAAGAAAACGGGTTATTACGCTAATATAAGATCCATGGTTATTATATTCTGGGTCTTAACTAACTTTGGTGTTATCGCGGCTGTCTTATTAACAGGTGGTATCGATGATTACTTAACTTTACACAAAAATGTAGGCTCAACTTCATCAAACGATTCCCCTATTATAGAAAGTGCAATTCTACCTGTCAATGCTACGTACTACTTAACTGTTATTCTATGGTTAGTTGCGTTAACTGCGTTTATCCGTTTTATTGGATGCTCCTGGTATATGATAATGAGagttattaataaatctttcCATACCCATAATTAA
- the TPHA0F02430 gene encoding uncharacterized protein (similar to Saccharomyces cerevisiae CDC5 (YMR001C); ancestral locus Anc_6.31) has translation MVLAPLQVVTDNQKVNRIENFKKSNNNNYINEDYINIKNTSKISYNENDVVQVINKKDNLIKQNNEKLNRKKEKTNLLCKTPPSVIKDNSKKYFRRECLGEGGFARCFHIKDDVGISFACKIVSKKSIKTERTKFKLLSEIQIHQNLRYSHIVKFMDCFEDELNVYILLELCPNGSLMDLLKKRKILTEAEVKFMTTQVCGAINYMHSNNIIHRDLKLGNVFFDKNFNIKIGDFGLAATLSNVSEKKYTMCGTPNYIAPEVILSKQIGHSFEADIWSLGIMIYAMVLGKPPFQAKDVTTIYEKIKLCQYEFPPDKYITNDVKVLIQDLLVLDPSQRPRIMDILKYNWFKHSFPPKLPSTIFTEVPLYFIELSTLNSLKHFKNCLISCQLIVDLSKNNKTPFHNVFLNERQNIKNNPINTNLTNNNDVLQFCDTSFNSNNNNQVRKSEKIRKMNELNDDIRTNVLNPIGTTNLIKSRNAIKILNKACLDTLTTLLKIEQYNYNIKLDEIEQDEWATQKMPIIITKWVDLTTSSIKSSIFHNPKATENCFIYQLSTEDIGVLKSNGTTILKLFDVPEYWLIETDFKVGWIAKHKQYNDNSKKNTNYNTTVSTSMTTSNSLNSNKDNLNDQNRMEARTEEINTKKNMVFVEKYEEYMNKNLTRVSTFVKQKYHKDDIFLRRFTRCKEFVMFELSDCGFQFNFKDHFKIVLSDNGHIISIITPKQDSFVLSTKHFLSVAKYLNANPKSTNLETVYLNTISYGSCSQQEVKNKLKKLKFNQLKILEKIEMIKNILNQKSHGTI, from the coding sequence atgGTATTGGCACCTTTACAAGTCGTCACTGACAATCAAAAAGTCAATCGgattgaaaattttaagaagagtaacaacaataattatatcaatgaggattatattaatattaaaaatacaagCAAAATTTcttataatgaaaatgacgTTGTACAAGtcataaataaaaaagacaatttaattaaacaaaataatgaGAAGTTGAATAGgaaaaaggaaaaaacaaatttattGTGCAAAACACCTCCATCTGTAATCAAGGATAATTCTAAGAAATACTTTAGAAGAGAATGCCTTGGCGAAGGCGGTTTTGCTCGTTGCTTTCATATAAAAGATGATGTTGGGATTTCATTTGCTTGTAAAATTGTATCCAAGAAGTCAATTAAAACGGAAAGaacaaaattcaaattattgtcagaaattcaaattcatcaaaaCTTAAGATATTCTCATATTGTAAAATTTATGGATTgttttgaagatgaattgaatgtatatatattgctAGAATTATGTCCAAATGGGTCTTTAATGgatcttttaaaaaaaagaaaaatctTGACCGAAGCTGAAGTTAAATTTATGACTACACAAGTTTGTGGCGCCATTAATTATATGCACtcaaacaatattattcataGAGATTTAAAATTAGGTAATGTATTCTTCgacaaaaattttaatattaaaataggCGATTTTGGCTTAGCAGCAACCTTATCAAATGTttctgaaaaaaaatatacaatgTGTGGAACACCAAATTATATTGCTCCAGAAGTTATTTTGAGCAAGCAGATTGGTCATTCTTTTGAAGCAGATATTTGGTCCTTAGGTATAATGATTTATGCAATGGTCCTTGGAAAACCACCATTTCAAGCTAAAGATGTCACTACCATATATGAAAAGATTAAATTGTGTCAGTATGAGTTTCCACCTGACAAATATATCACTAATGATGTTAAAGTATTAATTCAAGATCTGTTGGTATTAGATCCCAGCCAAAGACCAAGAATAATGGACATCTTGAAATATAATTGGTTCAAGCATAGTTTTCCACCAAAACTACCTTCTACTATATTTACAGAAGTTCCATTATATTTCATAGAACTATCGACATTGAATTCTTTAAAGCACTTCAAAAATTGCTTAATTTCATGCCAATTAATAGTAGATCTATCAAAGAATAATAAGACTCCTTTTCATAATGTATTTCTAAATGAAAGACAGaacatcaaaaataatCCAATCAATACCAATttaactaataataatgatgtCTTACAATTCTGTGATACCAGCttcaattcaaataataataatcaagtGCGGAAAAGTGAAAAAATTAGGAAAATGaatgaattaaatgatgacATAAGAACAAATGTATTAAACCCAATTGGCACAactaatttaattaaatctcGTAATGctatcaaaattttaaataaagcTTGTCTTGATACCTTAACAACTTTATTAAAGATTGAACAATACAATTACAATATCAAACTAGATGAAATCGAACAAGATGAATGGGCTACGCAGAAAATGCCCATTATAATAACGAAATGGGTTGACTTGACAACATCAAGCATCAAATCATCCATTTTTCACAATCCTAAAGCTACAGAAAATTGCTTTATTTATCAGTTATCTACGGAGGATATTGGCGTTTTAAAAAGTAATGGAACTACAATACTGAAATTATTCGATGTCCCTGAATATTGGTTAATTGAAACTGATTTTAAAGTAGGTTGGATAGCAAAACACAAACAATATAAcgataattcaaaaaaaaatacaaattacAATACGACTGTAAGCACTTCAATGACGACatcaaattctttaaattcaaataaagataatttaaatgacCAGAACCGAATGGAAGCTAGAACAGAAGAGATAAataccaaaaaaaatatggtTTTTGTTGAGAAATATGAAGAATATATGAATAAAAACTTAACAAGAGTCTCGACATTTGTTAAACAAAAATACCATAAGGATGATATCTTTTTAAGAAGATTCACCAGATGTAAAGAATTCGTAATGTTTGAATTAAGTGATTGCGGGTTccaatttaattttaaagatcATTTTAAAATAGTATTATCAGATAATGGCCatattatatcaataattaCACCAAAACAAGATTCATTTGTATTAAGTAcaaaacattttttgaGTGTAgcaaaatatttgaatgcTAATCCTAAATCGACTAACTTGGAAActgtttatttaaatacaatCTCGTATGGGAGCTGCTCACAACAGgaagttaaaaataaattaaagaaattaaaattcaatcaacttaaaatattagaaaaaattgaaatgaTCAAAAACATATTGAATCAAAAATCGCATGGTactatataa
- the MDM12 gene encoding ERMES complex subunit MDM12 (similar to Saccharomyces cerevisiae MDM12 (YOL009C); ancestral locus Anc_6.37): MSFDINWNNLSNDSELNNSIFQSLNNFLNSITLPSYVKNLKLEKFSLGSTAPDIKIKQITEPLVDFYDDIQNELSDDQVIEKSPNDVQILTEVEYKGDLSFTLSAELVLNYPSAEFMTLPVKITVGNLGFHSLCILAYLSKQAFFSFLCDINDSHLVEESMVNEPNGFNISANRRLERIFIIRSLSIETEAGEQNQKEGSILKNIGKLELFLSDKLKEYLTRELAWPSWINLDFNDEETDVFSKEED; this comes from the coding sequence ATGTCCTTTGATATCAATTGGAATAACTTATCTAATGATtcagaattaaataattcaatatttcagagtttaaataattttttaaattcgATCACACTACCTAGTTATGTGAAAAATCTGAAGTTAGAAAAGTTTTCGCTAGGGTCCACTGCACCAGacattaaaataaaacaaataactGAACCACTAGTCGATTTCTACGATGATATTCAGAATGAACTTAGTGATGATCAAgtcattgaaaaatctcCCAATGAtgttcaaatattaacagAAGTGGAGTATAAAGGTGACCTATCATTCACGTTATCAGCAGAACTGGTTCTTAACTATCCAAGTGCAGAGTTCATGACATTGCCTGTAAAAATCACTGTGGGGAATCTAGGATTTCATTCATTATGTATTTTAGCGTATTTATCAAAACAAGCTTTCTTTAGTTTTTTATGTGATATAAATGATAGCCATTTGGTAGAAGAAAGTATGGTAAATGAACCTAACGGGTTCAACATATCAGCAAATAGACGTTTAGAAAGAATTTTCATAATACGAAGCTTGTCAATTGAAACTGAAGCAGGTgaacaaaatcaaaaagaaggttctattttaaaaaatataggTAAGCTGGAACTGTTTTTATCGgataaattaaaggaatATTTAACAAGAGAACTTGCATGGCCAAGCTGGATTAACTTGGATTTCAATGATGAAGAGACTGATGTTTTTtctaaagaagaagattgA
- the TPHA0F02450 gene encoding sorting nexin-8 family protein (similar to Saccharomyces cerevisiae MVP1 (YMR004W); ancestral locus Anc_6.38) produces MRNSYSDDEGYYDTNNRNHPEESENNYLSLPKKNENIFREDDKLSNQFYIDGLVNRNEDSDDDELTLDNRVESFEKWSTKIRNSYNPISPDLLDLEEINEKEGLIFKHLNYKITILNDIPNTNATAGKSVIRRYSDFLWLRNVLLKKYPFRIIPLLPPKHVGLQSPSKIFLDARRDGLSKFINMVVRHPVLKKEELMSTFLTVPIEISSWRKTALYDTSDEYHDKKVKEEFKRIFVPSLMDEWNSLPKSLNKSIILWSKLLNLVERHRYKEYLIAKHNLLFKNNLNEFTIQTNALYPTTFSNTTHNINDHLNEIGKHLSKSSELQEKENLEMVNRLIPKFITYVITLKSLQKLRQRYDILATNSIGNLRKRVLLNEEKLESMKGKPDVSGVEYDTILIRLNQDKKLIADQINRSWLIKKTILEEFIIFQQTQFMITETFQEWTNLHAKYHGLELNEWEALAVDLTRMATIE; encoded by the coding sequence ATGAGAAATTCTTATTCAGATGATGAAGGTTATTATGatacaaataatagaaaCCATCCAGAGGAGAGTGAAAACAATTATTTGTCACTTCCAAAgaagaatgaaaatatatttaggGAAGATGATAAATTGTCCAATCAATTCTACATAGATGGTCTTGTGAATCGAAATGAGGATagtgatgatgatgaacTGACATTGGATAATAGAGTCGaaagttttgaaaaatggtcaactaaaattagaaattcaTATAACCCCATATCGCCtgatttattagatttagAAGAGATCAATGAAAAGGAAGGACTAATTTTTAAACATTTGAACTATAAAATTACgatattaaatgatatcCCAAATACAAACGCTACAGCAGGTAAATCAGTTATTAGAAGATACTCAGATTTTTTATGGTTACGAAAtgttttattgaaaaaatatccTTTTAGAATTATTCCATTATTACCACCAAAGCATGTCGGACTACAAAGTCcatctaaaatatttcttgaCGCAAGGAGGGATggtttatcaaaatttattaatatgGTAGTTCGACATCCGGTTCTAAAAAAGGAGGAATTAATGTCAACGTTTTTGACGGTACCTATCGAAATATCTAGTTGGAGAAAAACTGCATTATACGACACTTCTGATGAATATCACGATAAAAAAGtgaaagaagaatttaaaaGGATATTTGTGCCATCATTAATGGATGAGTGGAATTCATTGccaaaatcattaaataaatccATCATATTATGGAGTAAGCTTCTCAATCTTGTCGAAAGGCATCGTTATAAAGAATATCTAATTGCAAAACACAATTTGctttttaaaaacaatttaaatgaatttacAATCCAAACAAATGCATTATATCCTACCACTTTCAGTAATACCACTCACAATATAAATGATCATTTAAATGAGATTGGAAAACATCTAAGTAAATCTTCCGAATTGCAAGAGAAGGAAAATTTGGAGATGGTTAACAGACTAATAccaaaatttattacataTGTTATTACATTGAAATCTTTACAAAAACTCCGCCAACGTTATGATATATTAGCAACAAACAGCATAGGTAATCTCCGAAAACGAGTATTActaaatgaagaaaaactAGAGTCAATGAAAGGCAAACCAGATGTCAGTGGTGTAGAATATGATACTATCCTAATTCGTCTAAATCAAGACAAAAAACTTATTGCAGACCAAATCAATAGATCTTGGttaatcaaaaaaacaatattagaagaattcattatttttcaacagACACAGTTTATGATCACTGAAACTTTTCAAGAATGGACTAATTTGCACGCAAAATATCATGGGCTAGAGCTTAACGAATGGGAAGCACTTGCGGTGGACTTAACTAGAATGGCAACCATAGAATAA
- the TPHA0F02460 gene encoding uncharacterized protein (similar to Saccharomyces cerevisiae PLB1 (YMR008C) and PLB3 (YOL011W); ancestral locus Anc_6.42) — protein sequence MQLFSFLVTAPLLASILEVQAWSPHNSYTPANVTCPNDFNLIREGASSLSSNETEWLSRRDEITKAALKEFLQRATSNFTDSSIVNEIFGASNSSNSSNSTVSKLRVGIAASGGGYRAMLSGAGMVAAFDNRTIGANAYGFGGLLQGSTYLSGLSGGNWLTGTLAWNNWTSVQDIIDNTYTDNSIWDITDGLVSGTANNTLMWETIFAEVAGKSAAGYNTSLADYWGRGLAYNFFPNLPNGGSGYTWSTLRDSNVFLNAEMPFPITVTDARDPNTTISYVNSTIVEFNPFEMGSWDPSLNSFADVKYIGSAVNNGSPIVDGVCAAGFDNAGFIIGTSSTLFTPAMSSAVGTLLGNSSSTVGTFLVNEIAVDTNDVANFGPNPFYGSSFGISNIGNKDILTLADGGEDNIELPLIALIQKQRDLDVVFALDNSADTAENWPDGNGLISAYRRQFYPQGSNISFPYVPDAETFVSEGLNKRPTFFGCDAANLTNLAYVPPLIVYLPNYEVSYASNTSTLQLAYNETERLSMIQNGFEAVTRGNFTEDSKFLGCVACAVMRRSQESLGLDLPSECQSCFDTYCWDGSLSDSAALDSAANSTSTISSTSASNSTTMSISMTTSTSASSSNNNGTSASSNSTPSRSSTSSHNGATSLDVTTKITLVTVFIFNFLLGNF from the coding sequence ATGCAACTGTTTAGTTTCTTAGTCACCGCTCCACTACTTGCTTCCATTCTTGAAGTGCAAGCATGGTCTCCGCACAATAGTTATACACCAGCAAATGTCACTTGTCCAAACgattttaatttgattaGAGAAGGTGCAAGCTCATTATCAAGTAATGAGACTGAATGGTTGAGCAGAAGAGATGAAATCACCAAAGCTGCTTTGAAAGAATTCTTACAAAGAGCTACCTCTAATTTCACCGATTCCTCGATcgttaatgaaattttcgGTGCATCAAACTCATcaaattcttctaattctaCTGTCTCGAAATTAAGGGTCGGTATTGCTGCCTCAGGTGGTGGTTACAGAGCTATGTTGAGTGGTGCAGGTATGGTTGCTGCTTTCGATAACAGGACCATTGGCGCAAATGCATATGGTTTCGGTGGTTTATTACAGGGTTCTACTTACCTCTCTGGTTTATCAGGTGGTAATTGGTTAACTGGTACTTTAGCATGGAATAATTGGACTTCAGTTCAAGATATTATCGACAATACATACACCGACAACTCCATTTGGGACATTACAGATGGTTTGGTTTCAGGAACCGCTAATAACACGCTAATGTGGGAAACTATATTTGCTGAAGTTGCTGGTAAAAGTGCAGCTGGTTATAATACTAGTTTGGCAGATTACTGGGGTCGTGGTTTGGCTTACAATTTCTTCCCAAATTTACCAAATGGTGGATCGGGTTACACTTGGTCAACTTTAAGAGATTCCAATGTCTTCTTAAACGCTGAAATGCCTTTCCCAATCACAGTCACTGATGCAAGAGATCCAAACACCACTATTTCTTACGTTAACTCTACTATTGTCGAATTTAATCCATTCGAAATGGGTTCTTGGGATCCATCTTTGAACTCTTTTGCTGACGTTAAATACATTGGTTCTGCTGTCAACAACGGTTCCCCAATTGTCGATGGTGTTTGTGCCGCTGGTTTCGATAATGCTGGTTTTATTATTGGTACTTCTTCAACTTTATTTACCCCTGCTATGTCTTCAGCTGTCGGTACCCTTTTAGGTAATTCAAGTTCTACAGTAGGTACCTTTTTGGTTAACGAAATTGCTGTCGATACTAATGATGTCGCTAATTTCGGTCCAAATCCATTTTATGGTTCTTCTTTTGGTATTTCAAACATTGGTAATAAGGATATCTTGACTTTAGCTGATGGTGGTGAAGACAATATCGAATTACCATTGATTGCTTTAATACAAAAACAACGTGATTTAGATGTTGTTTTTGCTCTTGATAATTCAGCTGATACCGCTGAAAACTGGCCAGATGGTAATGGTTTGATTAGTGCTTACCGTAGACAATTCTACCCACAAggttcaaatatttctttccCTTACGTTCCAGATGCCGAAACTTTCGTTAGCGAAGGCTTAAACAAAAGACCAACTTTCTTTGGTTGTGATGCCGCCAACTTAACTAATTTGGCTTATGTCCCACCTTTAATTGTTTACTTACCAAATTATGAAGTGTCTTATGCTAGTAACACATCCACTTTACAACTAGCTTACAATGAAACTGAACGTTTATCTATGATTCAAAATGGTTTTGAAGCTGTTACTAGAGGTAACTTCACTGAAGATTCGAAATTCTTAGGTTGTGTTGCTTGTGCAGTTATGAGACGTAGTCAAGAATCTTTGGGCTTAGATTTACCATCTGAATGTCAATCTTGCTTTGATACATACTGTTGGGATGGTAGTCTATCAGATAGTGCTGCTTTGGACTCAGCAGCAAACTCTACTTCCACTATCTCTTCTACATCAGCTTCTAACTCTACTACCATGAGCATTAGTATGACTACTTCAACTTCTGCATCATCTTCGAACAATAACGGTACCTCTGCATCTTCTAATTCCACTCCATCCAGAAGTTCTACCAGCTCTCATAATGGTGCTACTTCTCTTGATGTCACTACCAAGATTACTTTGGTGACTGTCTTTATCTTTAACTTTTTGTTGGGTAACTTTTAA